The following are encoded together in the Bacteroidota bacterium genome:
- a CDS encoding J domain-containing protein, which yields MLNTDPNDDVAALRKNYRMLAIKYHPDKND from the coding sequence ATACTCAACACAGATCCGAATGATGATGTTGCAGCACTCAGAAAAAACTACAGAATGTTAGCCATTAAGTACCATCCCGATAAAAATGATTAA